The following is a genomic window from Dermatophilaceae bacterium Soc4.6.
GAACCACATGTGGAACAGCAGCTCGCGGTTCGTCCACCTGGTCCCCTTGCTGGGTGCGCCCAAGGCCCCGAGCGGTGCGCTGGAGGCGAGCATCTCGAAGTCCGCGCCGACCCACTCCAGCGCACCGCGTGCCTCACTCGACAGGACCACTCCTCGAGTGTGCGCCGGGATTGCGCTGCAGTGTGGCGGTCAGGCAGCGACCTGTGCACGCCACCGCCCTCGGTCGTCCGTGGTCGACAGGCGGCGAGGTGGGACAGCCGCCCTCGCGGCGGAAGGACCTCCTCGATGCCGCCTCTCCGGCTGACGGGGCATCTCTTCTGGGTCGGCCGCCCTTGTGGTTCGGACGGTTCTTGGCCATCCTGATCTCGCCTTAGGTCATCCGGGGATAAGGACGGTCCGCCTCGACGTGCGGCTGTACCCACCCCGCTGGTCACTGGTCAGGATTCGCGAACCTGACCGACGACTGGCTCGTAGCATGTCGGTCAGGGATCAGAACAGCGGTCACCGAGATGACGGCTACCAAGGAGGAACGACGATGAGTGCCACGATTCGTAGTCTGGTGGTCCCGGTGTCCGATCTGGGTGCCGCCAAGGCCGTGTACACGGCGCTCTTCGGGACGCCGCATACTGACGAGCCGTACTACGTGGGGTTCAACGTCAACGGCTTCGAGGTCGCTCTCAATCCGTCCGGCGCAGGCGGGGGGCCGGTGGCGTTTGCCGACGTCGAGGACCTCGACGCGACCCGCGCGACCCTGTTGGCGGCCGGAGCCACCGAGCGCGACGCGCCGCGGCAGGTCGGTCCGGATGCCCGGGTGTGCGTCCTGGTCGACGCCGAAGGCAACCCGATCGGCCTGCGCGGGAAGTGACGAACGTGCTGCGGTCC
Proteins encoded in this region:
- a CDS encoding VOC family protein, with the protein product MSATIRSLVVPVSDLGAAKAVYTALFGTPHTDEPYYVGFNVNGFEVALNPSGAGGGPVAFADVEDLDATRATLLAAGATERDAPRQVGPDARVCVLVDAEGNPIGLRGK